Proteins co-encoded in one Actinomadura luteofluorescens genomic window:
- a CDS encoding protealysin inhibitor emfourin, producing the protein MKVTVVRSGGFAGIERRAESDSASDPMLSRLVGRVDLKSVPPPGRIPDQFLYEIEIDGDRTTVGEAQLHGPLRELVHHVLGRI; encoded by the coding sequence GTGAAAGTGACAGTCGTCCGCAGCGGGGGGTTCGCGGGGATCGAACGGCGCGCGGAGTCCGACAGCGCCAGCGATCCCATGCTGTCGAGGCTCGTCGGCCGCGTCGACCTGAAGAGCGTGCCGCCGCCGGGCCGAATCCCTGACCAGTTCCTGTACGAAATCGAGATCGACGGCGACCGGACCACCGTCGGTGAGGCCCAGCTCCACGGCCCGCTTCGAGAACTGGTCCACCACGTCCTCGGTCGAATCTGA
- the leuA gene encoding 2-isopropylmalate synthase — translation MYPQQQTSGMPFQRYKPFAPVKLADRTWPDQVITEAPRWCAVDLRDGNQALIDPMDSHRKLQMFELLVRMGYKEIEVGFPAASQTDFDFVRQIIEEDRVPDDVVVQVLTQARPELIERTFEAVRGARRAIVHLYNSTSTLQRRVVFGQDRDGITAIAVEGAKLCAKLAEDMGDTEIYFQYSPESFTGTELEYAVEVCNAVNDVWRPTPDRKVIVNLPATVEMATPNVYADQIEWMSRNLAYRDSVILSLHPHNDRGTAVAAAELGYMAGADRIEGCLFGNGERTGNVCLVTLGLNLFTQGVDPQIDFSGIDEIRRTVEYCNQLPVHERHPYGGDLVYTAFSGSHQDAINKGFDYLRRDAEAAGVPVERYTWEVPYLPIDPHDVGRTYEAVIRVNSQSGKGGVAYIMKTEHALELPRRLQIEFSRVVQEHTDSAGGEVTPERMWEIFETEFLANGPRAGLLAHRTTSRVDEKDALSCDVRVDGEIREIEGVGNGPVSAFEDALAAVGINVRVLDYAEHAMSAGGDARAAAYVECDVRFGDGKGTTVWGVGIDGNIVTASLKAMLSAVNRVARAQGR, via the coding sequence ATGTATCCGCAACAGCAGACTTCCGGCATGCCCTTCCAGCGCTACAAGCCGTTCGCGCCCGTGAAGCTGGCCGACCGCACCTGGCCGGACCAGGTGATCACCGAGGCGCCGCGATGGTGCGCGGTCGACCTGCGCGACGGCAACCAGGCGCTGATCGACCCGATGGACTCCCACCGCAAGCTCCAGATGTTCGAGCTGCTGGTACGGATGGGCTACAAGGAGATCGAGGTCGGGTTCCCGGCGGCCAGCCAGACCGACTTCGACTTCGTCCGGCAGATCATCGAGGAGGACCGGGTCCCCGATGACGTCGTCGTCCAGGTGCTGACGCAGGCCCGCCCCGAGCTGATCGAGCGGACCTTCGAAGCGGTGCGCGGCGCGAGGCGGGCGATCGTCCACCTGTACAACTCGACCAGCACGCTGCAGCGCCGCGTGGTGTTCGGGCAGGACAGGGACGGCATCACCGCGATCGCGGTGGAGGGCGCCAAGCTGTGCGCCAAGCTCGCCGAGGACATGGGCGACACCGAGATCTACTTCCAGTACTCGCCCGAGTCGTTCACCGGCACGGAGCTGGAGTACGCGGTCGAGGTCTGCAACGCCGTCAACGACGTGTGGCGGCCGACGCCGGACCGGAAGGTCATCGTGAACCTGCCGGCGACGGTGGAGATGGCCACCCCGAACGTCTACGCCGACCAGATCGAGTGGATGAGCCGGAACCTGGCCTACCGAGACTCGGTCATCCTGTCGCTGCACCCCCACAACGACCGCGGGACGGCCGTGGCCGCCGCCGAGCTCGGCTACATGGCGGGGGCCGACCGCATCGAGGGCTGCCTGTTCGGCAACGGCGAGCGCACCGGCAACGTGTGCCTGGTCACCCTCGGCCTGAACCTGTTCACCCAGGGCGTCGACCCGCAGATCGACTTCTCCGGCATCGACGAGATCCGCCGGACGGTCGAGTACTGCAACCAGCTGCCCGTCCACGAGCGGCACCCCTACGGCGGCGACCTGGTCTACACCGCGTTCTCCGGCTCCCACCAGGACGCCATCAACAAGGGCTTCGACTACCTGCGCCGCGACGCCGAGGCCGCCGGCGTGCCGGTGGAGCGGTACACGTGGGAGGTCCCGTACCTGCCGATCGACCCGCACGACGTCGGCCGGACGTACGAGGCCGTGATCCGGGTGAACAGCCAGTCCGGCAAGGGCGGCGTCGCCTACATCATGAAGACCGAGCACGCGCTGGAGCTGCCGCGCCGGCTCCAGATCGAGTTCTCCCGGGTGGTGCAGGAGCACACCGACAGCGCCGGCGGCGAGGTCACGCCCGAGCGCATGTGGGAGATCTTCGAGACGGAGTTCCTCGCCAACGGCCCGCGCGCCGGGCTGCTGGCGCACCGCACGACGTCCCGGGTGGACGAGAAGGACGCGCTCAGCTGCGACGTCCGCGTGGACGGCGAGATCCGCGAGATCGAGGGCGTCGGCAACGGCCCGGTCTCGGCGTTCGAGGACGCGCTCGCCGCGGTCGGGATCAACGTCCGGGTGCTGGACTACGCCGAGCACGCGATGAGCGCGGGCGGCGACGCGCGCGCCGCCGCCTACGTCGAGTGCGACGTGCGGTTCGGCGACGGGAAGGGCACGACGGTGTGGGGCGTCGGCATCGACGGGAACATCGTCACCGCGTCCCTCAAGGCGATGCTGTCGGCCGTCAACCGGGTCGCCCGCGCGCAGGGGAGGTAG
- the ddaH gene encoding dimethylargininase produces the protein MDAAAGSAPAGRALVRPPGPRLAEGIVTHAARRPVDVERAARQHEAYVAALRAAGWHVRAVAPADDLPDAVFVEDALVVSGDLAVLGRSGAPSRRGETAGAERAARELGLWVERIEEPGTLDGGDVLDVGGTVYVGRGARTNEEGICQLARLLGGRRVVPVDVRGCLHLKSAMTALPDGGLIGVPEMVDTSVLPCLQVVSEPEGAHVVVLGPGHILMAASAPRTAARLAADGLRVTSVDISEFEALDGCVTCLSVLVPGTAPGPRSEPGVSASGRRFP, from the coding sequence ATGGACGCCGCCGCCGGTTCCGCACCCGCGGGCAGGGCACTGGTCAGGCCGCCCGGCCCGCGCCTCGCCGAGGGCATCGTCACCCACGCCGCCCGCCGCCCGGTGGACGTGGAACGCGCCGCGCGCCAGCACGAGGCGTACGTCGCGGCGCTGCGGGCGGCCGGGTGGCACGTCCGCGCCGTCGCGCCCGCCGACGACCTGCCCGACGCCGTCTTCGTCGAGGACGCCCTGGTCGTCAGCGGCGACCTGGCGGTCCTCGGCCGGTCCGGGGCGCCGAGCCGCCGCGGCGAGACCGCGGGCGCGGAGCGGGCCGCGCGCGAGCTCGGCCTGTGGGTCGAGCGGATCGAGGAGCCGGGGACGCTGGACGGCGGGGACGTCCTGGACGTCGGCGGCACCGTCTACGTGGGGCGCGGCGCCCGGACGAACGAGGAGGGCATCTGCCAGCTCGCGCGCCTGCTGGGCGGGCGGAGGGTCGTCCCGGTGGACGTCCGCGGCTGCCTGCACCTGAAGTCGGCGATGACCGCGCTGCCGGACGGCGGCCTCATCGGCGTCCCGGAGATGGTCGACACCTCGGTGCTGCCGTGCCTTCAGGTCGTGTCCGAACCGGAGGGCGCGCACGTGGTGGTGCTCGGGCCCGGCCACATCCTCATGGCGGCGTCGGCGCCGCGCACGGCCGCCCGGCTGGCGGCCGACGGCCTGCGCGTCACGAGCGTCGACATCAGCGAGTTCGAGGCGCTCGACGGCTGCGTGACCTGCCTTTCCGTGCTCGTCCCCGGAACCGCGCCGGGACCGCGGAGCGAACCTGGCGTCTCAGCATCCGGACGTCGGTTTCCGTGA